A region from the Desulfoglaeba alkanexedens ALDC genome encodes:
- a CDS encoding sulfite exporter TauE/SafE family protein, whose product MLFQTAGIEVSPWIPPFVALGISFFTSMGGVSGAFLLLPFQMSFLGYTDPSVSATNHVFNIVAIPSGVYRYWKEGRMVWPLTWVVVAGTLPGVLIGAVVRATLLPDPGSFKLFAAAVLLYIGLRMVRDLTKRTASQTDGEKGEKRLQEAVRRDRFRTDADPGTPGGASSPAITVTHFNLRRLGYTFFDEAFDVSVAGIFAMSFIVGIVGGIYGIGGGSIIAPFFVTFFRLPVHTVAGAALMGTFVTSLAGVAFYQAVAPLYPNLSVAPDWPLGLLFGLGGVAGMYLGARCQKFVPARKIKWMLAAVIVFTALKYISAFFDY is encoded by the coding sequence ATGCTCTTTCAGACCGCCGGCATCGAAGTGTCCCCCTGGATTCCTCCCTTTGTGGCTTTGGGCATATCCTTTTTCACGTCCATGGGCGGGGTGTCGGGAGCCTTCCTCCTGCTTCCCTTCCAGATGTCTTTTCTCGGCTATACGGACCCCTCGGTCAGCGCAACCAACCATGTCTTCAACATCGTGGCGATCCCGAGCGGCGTCTACCGCTACTGGAAGGAAGGCCGCATGGTGTGGCCGCTCACCTGGGTGGTGGTGGCGGGCACGCTCCCGGGAGTGCTCATCGGCGCCGTAGTGCGTGCCACGTTACTGCCGGATCCCGGGAGTTTCAAGCTTTTCGCCGCCGCCGTCCTCCTCTACATCGGCCTGCGCATGGTCCGGGATCTTACAAAGCGAACCGCCAGCCAAACCGACGGGGAAAAGGGCGAAAAGCGCCTCCAGGAAGCGGTCCGCAGGGATCGATTCCGAACCGACGCGGATCCGGGCACGCCCGGCGGCGCTTCCTCGCCCGCCATCACGGTCACCCATTTCAACCTGAGGCGTCTGGGTTATACTTTTTTTGATGAAGCCTTCGACGTTTCCGTCGCGGGGATCTTTGCCATGAGCTTCATCGTGGGGATCGTGGGCGGCATTTACGGCATAGGAGGCGGATCCATCATCGCGCCCTTTTTCGTCACCTTCTTCCGATTGCCGGTTCATACCGTGGCGGGAGCGGCTCTCATGGGGACCTTTGTCACCTCGCTGGCCGGCGTCGCCTTCTACCAGGCCGTCGCACCCCTGTATCCGAACCTTTCGGTCGCTCCGGATTGGCCTCTGGGACTCCTTTTCGGGCTGGGCGGCGTGGCGGGCATGTACCTGGGCGCCCGTTGCCAGAAGTTCGTTCCCGCACGAAAAATCAAGTGGATGCTGGCCGCCGTCATCGTTTTTACCGCTTTGAAATACATATCGGCCTTTTTCGACTATTAG
- a CDS encoding ABC transporter ATP-binding protein: MSEVIVVNGLAKRFEKVDAVCGISFSVRRGELFGFLGPNGAGKTTTINMLTGLARPDRGTIEIAGVDCTRRPRAAQHLIGVVPDESNLYPELTGFENLCFCAALYGMERRERRGRARELLDAFGLADAATRKFGGYSKGMKRKLTVAAGIVHRPEILFLDEPTTGIDVASARRLRQLIADLNRAGTTIFLTTHYIEEAERLCDRVAFIVSGRIVRIDTVEELIQPMRGRHVVRIACTGEADGVRRELERSFPGLEFSMEPGGLIRVEAGAPIRVGPMVRFLEDRGVEVSEARRVRPSLEDVFVRITGLEAEVMGKEKERAGGGS, translated from the coding sequence ATGAGCGAAGTCATCGTTGTCAACGGGCTCGCCAAGCGCTTTGAGAAGGTGGACGCTGTTTGCGGAATTTCGTTCAGTGTACGGCGTGGCGAGCTTTTCGGTTTTCTTGGACCCAACGGAGCCGGTAAGACCACGACCATCAACATGCTTACGGGTCTTGCTCGCCCGGATAGGGGAACCATCGAAATCGCCGGGGTCGACTGTACGCGGAGACCCCGTGCGGCGCAGCACTTGATCGGCGTGGTGCCCGATGAAAGCAACCTCTACCCGGAACTCACCGGATTCGAAAACCTCTGCTTCTGCGCCGCGCTCTACGGGATGGAAAGGCGCGAGCGGCGGGGTCGAGCCAGGGAACTTCTGGACGCGTTCGGTCTCGCGGATGCCGCGACCCGGAAGTTCGGGGGGTACTCCAAAGGGATGAAGCGGAAGCTCACCGTCGCCGCCGGAATCGTTCACCGCCCCGAAATCCTCTTTCTGGATGAACCCACCACCGGGATCGACGTGGCGAGCGCCCGGCGGTTGCGGCAGCTCATCGCCGACCTGAACCGGGCCGGAACCACCATCTTCCTGACAACTCACTATATCGAGGAAGCGGAAAGGCTCTGTGATCGGGTGGCCTTCATTGTCTCGGGTCGGATCGTACGAATCGATACGGTGGAAGAGCTGATCCAGCCGATGCGCGGAAGGCACGTGGTGCGGATCGCTTGCACCGGCGAGGCCGACGGCGTGCGGCGGGAGCTCGAGCGTTCTTTTCCCGGCCTGGAGTTTTCCATGGAGCCCGGCGGGCTGATCCGCGTGGAGGCGGGTGCTCCGATACGCGTGGGGCCGATGGTACGCTTCCTGGAAGATCGCGGCGTCGAAGTCTCGGAGGCCCGCAGGGTGCGGCCGTCTCTCGAAGACGTTTTTGTGAGGATTACAGGGCTTGAGGCTGAGGTCATGGGCAAGGAAAAGGAGAGAGCGGGAGGCGGGTCGTGA
- a CDS encoding phosphomannose isomerase type II C-terminal cupin domain, translated as MDRYRRLYETIIRQTDREDHRPWGFYEVLLDAPDHKVKRFTVYPGARLNYQRHFRRSKHWYVVSGEAVVTKNGEDIRLKAGQAVDLPAETWHRVRNPGPAHMVFIEVQTGDYFGEDDIERAEGDYGRA; from the coding sequence ATGGACCGATATAGGCGCCTCTACGAAACGATCATCCGGCAGACCGATCGAGAAGACCATCGCCCCTGGGGATTCTACGAAGTCCTCCTGGATGCTCCGGACCATAAGGTCAAGCGCTTCACGGTGTACCCGGGGGCGCGGTTGAACTACCAACGACATTTTCGTCGTTCCAAACACTGGTACGTGGTAAGCGGCGAGGCCGTCGTAACGAAAAACGGAGAGGACATCCGGCTGAAAGCCGGCCAGGCCGTGGATCTTCCCGCGGAAACCTGGCACCGGGTGCGCAATCCCGGTCCGGCGCACATGGTCTTCATCGAAGTGCAGACGGGCGACTACTTTGGAGAAGACGACATCGAAAGAGCGGAAGGCGACTACGGGAGAGCCTGA
- a CDS encoding FprA family A-type flavoprotein, translated as MQKRKITEGIHWMGAVDWDRRLFDSLIPLPDGTSYNAYLIEGSEKTALLDTVDPLMADVFLGQLDGGPKIDLIVSHHAEQDHSGTIPHVLERFPEAKVVCTPKAKGMLIDLLRIREDAFLTVADGETLSLGDRTLKFLHTPWVHWPETMVSYLEEERILFSCDFFGSHIAASDLYVTDKGRVYEAAKRYFAEIMMPFRNVIEKNLEKLQPYDIRMIAPSHGQIYREPSWIMDAYLDWVQGAPKNLVVLPFVSMHDSTRRMVDHLVSALAANGVSVEPFNLTVTDTGKLAIVLVDAATIVIGTPTLLAGPHPLAAYAAFLANALRPKAKFLSIVGSYGWGGKTVETLAGMIPNLKVEVLNPVLCKGLPGEEDFRALNDLAATIAAKHKEHGFL; from the coding sequence ATGCAGAAGAGGAAGATCACCGAAGGTATCCATTGGATGGGAGCCGTGGACTGGGACCGGCGCCTCTTCGATTCCCTCATCCCGCTTCCGGACGGCACATCCTACAACGCCTACCTGATCGAGGGAAGCGAAAAGACGGCGCTCCTGGACACCGTCGATCCGCTCATGGCCGACGTGTTCCTGGGGCAACTCGACGGCGGGCCGAAAATCGATCTCATCGTATCGCACCATGCGGAGCAAGACCATTCAGGAACCATTCCGCACGTCCTTGAACGCTTTCCCGAAGCCAAGGTGGTTTGCACACCCAAGGCCAAAGGCATGCTCATCGATCTCCTTCGCATTCGCGAAGATGCCTTTCTCACCGTGGCCGACGGCGAGACCTTGTCGCTGGGCGACCGGACGTTGAAATTCCTGCACACGCCCTGGGTTCACTGGCCGGAAACCATGGTGAGCTACCTGGAGGAAGAGCGGATCCTCTTCAGCTGCGATTTCTTCGGATCCCACATCGCCGCCTCGGATCTGTACGTGACCGACAAGGGGCGGGTCTACGAAGCGGCCAAGCGTTATTTCGCAGAGATCATGATGCCTTTTCGGAACGTGATCGAAAAGAACCTGGAAAAGCTCCAGCCCTACGACATACGGATGATCGCCCCCAGCCACGGTCAGATCTACCGCGAGCCGTCCTGGATCATGGACGCCTACCTGGACTGGGTCCAGGGGGCACCCAAGAACCTTGTAGTTTTGCCTTTCGTTTCTATGCACGACAGCACCCGGAGGATGGTGGATCATTTGGTTTCGGCTCTGGCGGCAAACGGCGTGTCGGTGGAACCCTTCAACCTGACCGTGACCGACACCGGCAAACTCGCCATCGTTCTCGTAGACGCGGCAACGATCGTTATCGGAACGCCGACCCTACTCGCCGGTCCTCACCCCCTCGCCGCCTACGCCGCCTTTTTGGCCAATGCGCTTCGGCCCAAGGCGAAATTCCTATCCATCGTCGGTTCCTATGGTTGGGGAGGAAAGACCGTCGAGACCCTCGCCGGCATGATCCCCAATCTCAAGGTGGAAGTCCTGAATCCCGTGCTCTGCAAGGGACTGCCGGGCGAAGAAGATTTCCGGGCCTTGAACGACCTGGCCGCAACCATCGCGGCGAAGCACAAGGAACATGGATTTCTGTAG
- a CDS encoding TOBE domain-containing protein, which translates to MTTKGKCAGGSPAGSLEESKRGSHGRIVVAPDEGRCLDTVQLNQLEQSFRDWVEESPRKDVHLSRRRVLLLFLIIRYTGAKLKEVLALDPLEDIDLENRAIFFRGADRAGQRPPREAFISERLAREIRSALDEPAFRTYLRRGFDVDPAFVRRKFYERAKSCGFSRNLGGPEMIRKARAVELMRNGVPLAAVQMLLGHSTPHLTSAYVSFSDEEMRQVTRRFVERESTRGTSARNTFIGKVQSIRRGDIQSLLVVHTLGGHLVTAVITNDSVERLGLAEGRLVTAEVKAPWVMLHHGDREPACTAENRFSGVIVCMTRGAINTEYAVRIADGTELCAVASTESGRRLGLKEGDRAWVVFSCFSVVLQVD; encoded by the coding sequence ATGACGACGAAAGGCAAATGCGCGGGAGGGTCGCCCGCCGGTTCGCTTGAGGAATCGAAGAGGGGCAGCCACGGGCGCATCGTGGTCGCACCGGATGAAGGGCGGTGCCTCGATACCGTCCAGTTGAATCAACTGGAACAGTCGTTCCGAGACTGGGTGGAAGAGTCTCCGCGAAAGGACGTGCACCTGTCGCGCCGGCGCGTCCTTCTCCTGTTTCTGATCATTCGCTACACGGGAGCCAAGCTGAAAGAAGTCTTGGCCCTCGATCCCCTCGAAGACATTGACCTTGAAAACCGGGCCATCTTCTTTCGCGGTGCGGACCGCGCCGGGCAGCGTCCCCCCCGGGAAGCCTTCATTTCGGAACGACTGGCCCGGGAAATACGTTCGGCGCTCGACGAACCGGCCTTCCGCACGTATCTGCGGCGCGGCTTCGATGTGGATCCCGCGTTTGTGCGGCGGAAGTTTTATGAACGCGCGAAGTCCTGCGGCTTTTCCCGGAATCTTGGCGGACCCGAGATGATCCGGAAGGCCCGCGCCGTGGAACTGATGCGAAACGGCGTGCCTCTCGCGGCGGTTCAGATGCTCCTGGGGCATTCGACGCCCCATTTGACGTCGGCCTACGTTTCCTTTTCCGACGAAGAGATGCGCCAGGTGACGCGGCGCTTTGTGGAAAGGGAATCGACCCGGGGAACCAGCGCCCGGAACACCTTTATCGGCAAAGTGCAGTCGATCCGGCGCGGAGACATCCAGAGCCTGCTCGTGGTCCACACCCTCGGGGGGCACTTGGTCACCGCCGTGATCACCAACGACAGCGTGGAACGGCTGGGACTCGCGGAAGGGCGCCTGGTCACCGCCGAGGTGAAAGCTCCGTGGGTCATGCTTCACCATGGTGACCGCGAGCCGGCATGCACCGCCGAAAACCGCTTCAGCGGGGTTATTGTCTGCATGACCCGCGGTGCCATCAACACGGAATATGCTGTGCGGATCGCCGACGGCACGGAGCTCTGCGCCGTGGCTTCAACGGAAAGCGGGCGGCGCCTGGGTCTCAAGGAAGGCGACCGGGCCTGGGTGGTGTTCTCGTGTTTTTCCGTGGTGCTTCAGGTGGATTGA
- a CDS encoding sulfite exporter TauE/SafE family protein gives MTVAWWIMVASGILVGIGASFTGLGGGFLMIPLLLFLGFPAQKAVGTSFMAILVISFSALLAHNKLANVDYRAGLLLGVGGVLGAQVGARLLEHVTTAHFKRIFAVILAGLAVYIFFKK, from the coding sequence ATGACTGTTGCCTGGTGGATCATGGTCGCCAGCGGAATTCTGGTGGGGATTGGAGCGTCCTTCACCGGACTGGGGGGCGGGTTCCTCATGATCCCGCTCCTCCTTTTCCTAGGCTTTCCCGCCCAGAAGGCCGTGGGTACCTCGTTTATGGCCATCCTGGTGATTTCCTTTTCGGCCCTTTTGGCGCACAACAAGTTGGCCAACGTGGACTACCGGGCCGGCCTGCTTCTGGGCGTGGGGGGCGTGCTGGGAGCCCAGGTGGGTGCTCGCCTGCTGGAACATGTCACGACGGCGCATTTCAAGAGGATTTTCGCCGTCATCCTGGCGGGACTGGCGGTCTATATCTTTTTCAAGAAATGA
- the ahcY gene encoding adenosylhomocysteinase, with translation MNHDVKDLKLANEGRQRIEWAAQAMPVLDGIERRFIKARPLQGVTLAACLHVTTETGRLMQVLKAGGAEVLLCASNPLSTQDDVAASLVVHDKIPVFAIKGEDRDTYFRHIHQVLDAKPRITMDDGADLVSTLHSERRDQLSDIIGGTEETTTGVIRLRSMAEKGVLGYPIIAVNDANTKHLFDNRYGTGQSTVDGIVRATNRLLAGCTFVVSGYGWCGRGVAMRAAGLGARVIVTEVDPLRALEAVMDGYTVAPMEEAAKIGDFFCTVTGDMHVLRKEHFEKMKDGAILCNSGHFDIEIDLESLKATATDRRLIRDQVEEFTLPNGRHINVLSEGRLVNLAAAEGHPSSVMDMSFANQALCAAYMAQNGKDTPKGVMGVPEEIDREIARLKLQAMGIAIDTLTPEQERYLNSWEMGT, from the coding sequence ATGAACCATGACGTGAAGGATCTGAAACTCGCCAACGAAGGAAGACAGCGCATCGAGTGGGCGGCCCAGGCCATGCCCGTCCTGGACGGCATCGAAAGGCGCTTCATCAAAGCAAGACCGCTCCAGGGCGTGACGCTCGCCGCCTGTCTCCACGTGACCACGGAAACCGGACGTCTCATGCAGGTGCTCAAGGCCGGGGGCGCCGAAGTGCTGCTATGCGCTTCCAATCCGCTCTCCACGCAGGACGACGTGGCGGCGTCCCTTGTGGTCCACGACAAAATCCCGGTGTTTGCCATCAAGGGGGAAGACCGGGACACGTACTTCCGGCACATCCACCAGGTGCTGGACGCCAAGCCACGGATCACCATGGATGACGGCGCCGACCTGGTGTCGACCCTCCACAGCGAAAGACGGGACCAACTTTCCGATATCATCGGCGGCACCGAGGAAACCACGACCGGAGTGATCCGCCTGAGGAGTATGGCCGAAAAGGGCGTGCTGGGTTATCCCATCATCGCGGTAAACGACGCCAACACGAAACACCTTTTCGACAACCGCTACGGGACGGGCCAGAGCACGGTGGACGGGATCGTTCGGGCCACCAACCGCCTGCTCGCCGGATGCACATTCGTGGTGAGCGGCTACGGGTGGTGCGGCCGCGGCGTCGCCATGCGCGCGGCAGGGTTGGGGGCCCGCGTGATCGTGACGGAAGTGGACCCGCTCCGGGCTCTGGAAGCGGTCATGGACGGCTACACGGTGGCCCCCATGGAGGAAGCGGCTAAAATCGGAGACTTCTTCTGCACCGTAACCGGCGACATGCATGTGCTCCGAAAGGAACACTTCGAAAAGATGAAAGACGGCGCCATCCTCTGCAACTCCGGCCACTTCGACATCGAAATCGATCTCGAATCCCTGAAGGCGACGGCGACGGACCGCCGCTTGATCCGCGACCAGGTGGAAGAGTTTACACTTCCCAACGGCCGGCACATCAACGTGCTCTCCGAAGGCCGGCTGGTGAACCTGGCGGCTGCGGAAGGGCATCCCTCCAGCGTGATGGACATGAGTTTCGCCAACCAGGCGCTCTGTGCCGCCTACATGGCCCAAAACGGCAAGGACACCCCGAAGGGCGTCATGGGCGTCCCGGAAGAAATCGACCGCGAGATCGCCCGGCTCAAGCTTCAGGCCATGGGTATCGCCATCGACACTCTCACCCCGGAACAGGAGAGGTACCTGAACTCTTGGGAAATGGGGACGTAA
- a CDS encoding ABC transporter permease — MKLWIAFWNIVLKDMRTYYLKPPNISWGILFPLVWTAMFFIRSGRGMEEILTLLPGVVSVSVLFGTTSMLAVTVTFEKKQRSFERLLLAPIPLELLMLAKTGGAIFFGTANASVPVVMAAFLADLSPVDWAAFAAAVVLIAVASTFLGLFIAVAVSEVFEAQTFSNFFRFPMIFLCGLFFPIERLPVFLRPLSYVFPLTYGADVLHGAVHGGHVMPVALDLALLVVFCAGLFAISLHNIKRRWIV; from the coding sequence GTGAAGCTGTGGATCGCTTTCTGGAATATCGTGCTGAAGGACATGCGCACCTATTACCTTAAGCCGCCGAATATCAGTTGGGGCATCCTTTTCCCTCTGGTGTGGACGGCCATGTTTTTCATCCGATCCGGTCGCGGCATGGAGGAGATCCTGACACTGCTTCCCGGCGTGGTGAGCGTTTCCGTGCTCTTCGGCACCACCTCGATGCTGGCGGTGACCGTCACCTTCGAAAAGAAGCAGCGTTCCTTCGAACGGCTTCTCCTGGCCCCCATTCCCCTGGAACTCCTCATGCTGGCCAAGACCGGCGGCGCCATCTTTTTCGGGACGGCCAACGCCTCCGTTCCGGTCGTTATGGCGGCGTTTCTCGCCGACCTCTCTCCGGTGGACTGGGCCGCGTTCGCCGCCGCCGTGGTCCTCATCGCGGTGGCTTCGACTTTTCTCGGCCTGTTTATCGCCGTGGCGGTGAGCGAGGTTTTCGAGGCGCAGACCTTCTCCAACTTTTTCCGTTTTCCCATGATTTTCCTGTGCGGTCTCTTTTTCCCCATCGAGAGACTTCCGGTTTTTCTCAGACCCCTGTCGTACGTGTTTCCGCTGACGTATGGAGCCGACGTGCTTCATGGAGCCGTCCACGGCGGCCATGTCATGCCGGTTGCCCTCGATCTGGCGCTCCTGGTGGTTTTTTGTGCCGGTTTGTTCGCAATTAGCCTTCATAATATCAAGAGGCGCTGGATCGTCTGA
- a CDS encoding methyltransferase, with the protein MGKHQCRIIIPDLDSQVDQNEEWIYVEKDGRRLKLRLHDYGQLYKIPGLYEKIFYEELNCDSPSVVCGLLGDALRETGNPDGDLRVFDFGAGNGMVGEKIKQLGCELLVGVDILPEAKEATERDRPGLYDRYYVLNLADLEDDIRKRLESYNFNTLVTVAALGFNDIPTQAFLNAFNLLQDEAWVAFNIRDRFLSESDDTGYRQALESMINNNFEIMKETRYCHRLSLNGEELCYHAIVGRKTGNVDIASFVSN; encoded by the coding sequence ATGGGCAAACATCAATGCCGAATCATCATCCCGGATCTCGACAGCCAGGTGGACCAGAACGAAGAATGGATCTATGTGGAAAAGGACGGGCGCCGGCTGAAGCTGCGTCTCCACGATTACGGGCAGCTTTACAAGATCCCCGGTCTGTACGAAAAGATCTTCTACGAGGAACTCAACTGCGATTCTCCCAGTGTGGTCTGCGGACTGCTCGGTGACGCACTCCGAGAAACCGGCAACCCCGACGGAGACCTTCGGGTCTTCGACTTCGGTGCCGGAAACGGAATGGTGGGGGAAAAAATCAAGCAGCTGGGCTGCGAACTCTTGGTCGGCGTCGACATTCTGCCGGAAGCCAAGGAGGCCACCGAAAGGGATCGGCCTGGGCTCTATGACCGGTATTACGTGTTAAACCTGGCCGACCTGGAAGACGACATCCGCAAGCGGCTGGAAAGCTACAACTTCAACACCCTGGTGACGGTGGCGGCTCTCGGCTTCAACGACATCCCGACCCAGGCGTTCCTCAACGCCTTCAATCTGCTTCAGGACGAAGCCTGGGTGGCGTTCAACATCAGGGATCGCTTCCTCTCCGAAAGCGACGATACGGGTTACCGGCAGGCGCTCGAGAGCATGATCAACAACAACTTCGAGATCATGAAGGAAACCCGTTACTGCCATCGGCTCTCCCTGAACGGCGAGGAACTATGCTACCACGCCATCGTGGGCCGAAAGACGGGTAACGTGGATATCGCATCGTTCGTTTCCAACTGA
- a CDS encoding sulfite exporter TauE/SafE family protein — MSLSPLLWLSVLLISLLLTMVGLGGGLIFSPLFVILGVSKSEAASASLFLNLIAAGSAAYTYSRKRMVDFSLSIPLIVSSSLAAPLGAYLNVRLELRPFLITMAVVLALAGVRMLMSPPAEAEGTGPEPAKKLVGGIAVGVCIGLVGGLLGIGGGVFVVPVLIYGLKTPTKVAAASSTFIVCFSSFTGFVGYASMEAIDWGFILPAAAASFVGGQAGARIMSARLKGRNVRVMFGVVLFGMSARLFYQSLFGP; from the coding sequence ATGAGTCTTTCCCCGCTGCTTTGGCTTTCCGTTCTGTTGATTTCGCTTCTTCTGACCATGGTCGGCCTGGGCGGAGGCCTCATTTTTTCCCCGCTCTTTGTCATTCTCGGCGTTTCCAAGAGCGAAGCCGCGTCCGCTTCGCTCTTTTTGAACCTCATCGCCGCCGGGTCCGCCGCCTACACCTATTCTCGAAAGAGGATGGTGGATTTTTCCCTTTCCATCCCCCTGATCGTTTCGTCGAGCCTTGCCGCGCCCCTGGGGGCGTATCTCAATGTGCGGCTGGAGTTGAGGCCCTTTCTCATCACGATGGCCGTGGTGTTGGCCTTGGCCGGGGTCCGCATGCTGATGTCGCCGCCTGCCGAAGCTGAAGGAACCGGACCGGAGCCGGCGAAGAAGCTCGTCGGAGGAATCGCCGTCGGGGTCTGCATCGGACTTGTGGGCGGCCTGCTGGGGATCGGAGGCGGCGTGTTCGTCGTTCCGGTCTTGATCTACGGGCTCAAGACGCCGACAAAAGTCGCCGCCGCCTCGTCGACCTTCATCGTGTGCTTTTCTTCGTTTACCGGCTTCGTGGGTTATGCGTCCATGGAAGCCATCGACTGGGGATTCATCCTGCCGGCCGCAGCGGCTTCTTTTGTGGGAGGCCAGGCGGGGGCGCGGATCATGAGCGCGCGGCTGAAGGGGAGGAACGTTCGCGTCATGTTCGGCGTGGTTCTTTTTGGCATGTCTGCGCGGCTGTTCTATCAATCGCTTTTCGGTCCGTGA